In Silene latifolia isolate original U9 population chromosome X, ASM4854445v1, whole genome shotgun sequence, the following proteins share a genomic window:
- the LOC141618500 gene encoding protein FAR-RED IMPAIRED RESPONSE 1-like → MADMEIVAYEAVENDDETIPPVSEEDFCKHLEDVFTPYIRMEFGDIEEAITFYKVYALGVGFDLNIGATRTYRMCKKVVNGFHNIGASLNDFKNFQRDIKCFIHERGGQLFIDHFKNMAETRPDFYFDYDVDVDGSLQRAIWADDIGRRNYSVFGDAVSYDPTYSTNKYKMVFTPFTGIDNHKRSITFCCALIAKETTESFHWVFERFLIAMGGKEPAYIITDQDPGIITSVSEKFRTTRYRFCMWHIMNKVPCKYGSKRKDYQVFLKKLNAIVLDEELKAEEFGNRWSAIMEEHVPADIEWFTDCYDIRRQWVMAHCKDLIMGGIMRTTQWSESENSFFKRFKARNGTLVEFWMRFESALDQQRHNQKRLDNENRHSNPKLCSKLAIECDSAKICTHDISEEFQEELKNAIGGFSCKGFLELNNLEVTTLTDSLGGHNFDVQYNPGTFEASCSCKLFERKGLLCRHIIWIYSDSKQLQMAKLWSEIHETIGVLVDKEKEDVEGLTNLIREFREKLTPGKRILSSKAKAVAFDSKPKRMCNNCKQMAHNDKRNCPNSFAERPPQLSESSEEEEEEEE, encoded by the exons ATGGCTGATATGGAGATTGTGGCTTATGAGGCTGTTGAGAACG ATGATGAAACAATTCCACCGGTGTCAGAGGAAGACTTTTGTAAGCATTTGGAGGACGTATTTACACCATACATTAGGATGGAGTTTGGGGATATTGAGGAAGCTATAACATTTTATAAGGTGTACGCACTTGGGGTTGGGTTCGAT CTGAATATTGGAGCAACAAGGACTTACAGAATGTGTAAGAAGGTTGTTAACGGGTTCCACAATATAGGGGCTAGTTTGAACgacttcaaaaattttcaaagagACATAAAGTGTTTTATTCATGAAAGGGGCGGACAACTTTTCATTGATCACTTCAAGAACATGGCAGAGACTCGGCCAGACTTCTACTTCGACTATGATGTTGACGTAGATGGTAGCCTACAACGCGCAATTTGGGCGGATGACATTGGTAGGAGGAACTACTCTGTCTTTGGAGATGCCGTTTCTTACGACCCTACTTACTCCACTAACAAGTACAAGATGGTTTTCACTCCCTTCACAGGGATTGACAACCATAAACGATCAATAACTTTCTGTTGTGCCCTTATAGCGAAAGAAACTACGGAATCGTTTCATTGGGTGTTCGAGAGGTTTTTGATTGCTATGGGGGGAAAGGAACCAGCATACATAATAACGGATCAAGATCCTGGAATAATTACGTCAGTATCCGAAAAATTCAGAACAACACGATACCGGTTCTGCATGTGGCACATTATGAATAAGGTTCCCTGTAAGTATGGTAGCAAAAGGAAAGATTACCAGGTATTTCTAAAAAAGTTAAATGCTATTGTATTGGACGAGGAACTTAAAGCAGAGGAGTTCGGCAATAGATGGTCAGCAATAATGGAGGAACACGTACCCGCTGACATTGAATGGTTTACGGACTGCTATGATATAAGGAGGCAGTGGGTGATGGCGCACTGTAAGGACTTGATAATGGGTGGTATTATGAGGACGACACAGTGGTCGGAAAGTGAAAACAGTTTTTTCAAGAGGTTTAAGGCGAGAAATGGTACtcttgttgagttttggatgcgctTTGAAAGTGCTTTGGACCAACAAAGACACAATCAGAAGAGGCTTGATAACGAAAACCGTCATTCAAACCCTAAGTTATGCAGTAAGTTGGCAATAGAGTGTGATAGTGCGAAGATTTGCACACATGATATTTCCGAGGAGTTTCAAGAGGAGTTAAAGAATGCAATTGGTGGATTTAGTTGCAAGGGTTTCTTGGAGTTGAACAACTTAGAGGTTACTACCTTGACAGATTCATTGGGAGGCCATAATTTTGATGTTCAGTATAACCCAG GGACTTTTGAGGCGAGCTGTTCCTGTAAACTTTTTGAGAGGAAGGGACTACTCTGCAGGCACATAATTTGGATTTATTCTG ACAGTAAGCAACTTCAGATGGCAAAATTGTGGTCGGAAATTCACGAAACAATTGGAGTGCTTGTTGATAAGGAAAAGGAAGACGTTGAAGGTCTTACTAATTTAATAAGGGAATTTAGAGAGAAGCTGACACCG GGGAAAAGGATTTTGTCTAGTAAGGCGAAGGCGGTTGCATTTGACAGTAAGCCGAAACGCATGTGCAATAATTGCAAGCAAATGGCACACAATGACAAGAGGAACTGTCCTAACTCTTTTGCTGAGCGTCCACCACAATTGTCGGAATCAtctgaagaagaggaggaggaagaagaataA